One stretch of Verrucomicrobiia bacterium DNA includes these proteins:
- the rsmA gene encoding 16S rRNA (adenine(1518)-N(6)/adenine(1519)-N(6))-dimethyltransferase RsmA: MNRLDPEALKLRLKQAGVWSKKSFGQHFLIDEKALLAMVETPNIQPGERVFEIGPGPGVLTEKLLEAGAAVTAFEADPDMVKILLEDFPMLNLVQGNALTTIPRLATEHYKVVANIPYQITTPLIALFLEGGVPRLPESITILVQKEVGERLAAPARTGERGFLSVLVQYYADVSIAAQVPNSSFWPAPEVDSVVLHMVVKPVRPLSADQEKDFFRYVKRAFLGRRKQLKNVMGGMRGVSHAEIAEQFKALGLSENVRAQELTEEEWLKLYNAHV; encoded by the coding sequence ATGAATCGCCTTGACCCAGAAGCGCTAAAACTTCGCCTCAAGCAGGCAGGGGTTTGGTCCAAGAAGTCGTTTGGGCAACACTTTCTCATCGACGAGAAGGCGCTTTTGGCGATGGTGGAAACTCCCAATATCCAACCTGGTGAACGGGTGTTTGAAATTGGGCCTGGGCCAGGTGTCCTGACGGAAAAATTACTGGAAGCCGGTGCAGCGGTGACGGCCTTTGAAGCTGACCCTGACATGGTGAAAATTCTCTTAGAAGATTTTCCCATGCTCAACCTGGTGCAGGGGAATGCGTTAACCACCATTCCACGCCTCGCTACGGAGCACTACAAGGTAGTGGCCAACATCCCGTACCAGATTACCACGCCACTCATTGCCCTCTTTTTAGAGGGTGGAGTTCCACGGTTGCCAGAAAGCATTACCATCCTTGTTCAGAAAGAAGTGGGCGAGCGCCTGGCAGCCCCTGCCCGTACGGGTGAGCGTGGCTTTCTCTCGGTGCTTGTCCAATACTATGCCGATGTTTCTATTGCAGCCCAGGTGCCAAACAGCTCGTTCTGGCCTGCACCTGAGGTGGATTCTGTGGTGTTGCATATGGTGGTTAAGCCAGTGCGCCCACTTTCTGCCGACCAGGAAAAGGACTTTTTCCGCTACGTTAAGCGTGCTTTCTTGGGTCGGCGCAAACAGCTTAAGAACGTTATGGGTGGTATGCGTGGGGTTTCCCACGCGGAAATTGCCGAGCAGTTTAAAGCACTTGGCCTTTCCGAGAATGTCCGCGCGCAAGAGTTAACCGAGGAAGAGTGGCTCAAACTCTATAACGCCCATGTCTAA